In a genomic window of Bemisia tabaci chromosome 1, PGI_BMITA_v3:
- the LOC109041387 gene encoding fanconi-associated nuclease 1: MSQDYVEIIAEGVNPTTRNKSGIKQRKSSTITLTPKKIYDIDQVNPKQSLSQDIARRPGKFISSPTKSPWKKTSSALTKYSPFRKNSPAFKNKPITFYFQQSRTKSSVNPLTQVLQSIKEDEKLPSPDKEAFESLLSDDFDLTEVEIDADVLSPPKKVTILKEPMESTSYARDSSAFSPDDPEENHSTGANSPPEEDDEIFKRKRIKKKIKKTLFPSAKPDENFDNVSGSVSGESFSMKDSQFIDTAHTSKSKLSQINDISTELLSSPFYKSSQEFELQNQKLSQDSKDSNLVFSPQKPSDESYTYVDSYSSCIEAALTDCLTFLKKNKENGIFVDLIELEKFTANGSLHQTRRRLYARLLINRQYKWYRLQDLKSYEAALNISNEELVSEIIKLEEEGFLTSNLNSLDLPSMLNLLQVKDLKSLCKIIRVSDNKSKPELIKLLVDYERKQPILRFFSKTSQQQSSKTSILIQQTKKLLGHCIKLTDGPRNAFFQCLLFATYPFFSGDPQTRLKDYLDRLVKVQKNEISFPSYVVHKTVVFSFERSFSMYHEALKINENVFIALNRNKKDINWTKVAEYANISFNKFEEILKDVEINNYVETLPAFLRRFTAGHVYARNLFSVINENKKGTDKNFIVKALNLLIDQKLYAFHKRGTFYEELAMTYQNYLKDTEKALCIVLQGLKDPEIDLPMKYTLSIRGSTLVRRKTKPVSQGFKAEVEKYLFDIPTPTSVIINARCLEGQAGYKQIYVTETDDGVEFSSVEEIAKSYYRKLGFTQVLHDEGGTVRAVAFACFWDIIYLQPSTVVKHSVFHSPFQSHPLDWGFQDFFQHRRPEILARLEEMEEGGVEVVMQLLTRVCEESENIESVINWNYLSKTRLNLLKDFLASLSVKVFCKLCLHLLQNVRLYGKAFPDLTMWNPFQKKCMFVEVKSPKDRLSHNQRLWLYNLSKMGANSEVCNIQATGSRKRKLVIGASTPSIT, translated from the exons ATGTCTCAAGATTATGTGGAGATCATTGCAGAAGGTGTGAACCCAACAACAAGAAATAAATCAGGAATCAAACAGAGGAAAAGTAGTACCATCACATTAACACCCAAGAAAATTTATGATATTGATCAAGTCAACCCCAAACAAAGCCTATCTCAAGACATTGCAAGAAGGCCAGGTAAATTCATTTCTTCGCCCACAAAGAGTCCGTGGAAGAAAACATCATCAGCTCTAACGAAATATTCTCCGTTTAGAAAGAACTCTCCAGCCTTTAAGAATAAGccaataactttttattttcaacaaaGTCGCACTAAGTCATCTGTGAATCCTTTAACTCAGGTACTTCAGTCTATTAAAGAAGATGAAAAGTTACCTTCACCAGACAAAGAAGCTTTTGAAAGTTTACTATCTGATGATTTTGATCTAACTGAAGTTGAAATTGATGCTGATGTCCTTTCACCTCCTAAAAAAGTGACGATCTTGAAAGAGCCCATGGAGTCAACATCCTATGCCAGGGACTCCAGCGCTTTTTCTCCAGATGATCCAGAAGAGAACCACTCAACTGGAGCTAACAGTCCGCCTGAAGAAGATGAtgagatttttaaaagaaaaagaattaaaaagaaaataaagaaaactttgtTTCCAAGTGCAAAGCCAGacgaaaattttgataatgtaTCAGGCTCTGTTTCTGGAGAAAGCTTTTCTATGAAAGATTCTCAATTCATAGACACAGCACATACTAGCAAAAGTAAACTAAGTCAGATTAATGATATTTCAACAGAACTTTTATCTTCTCCCTTTTACAAGTCCTCTCAAGAATTTGAACTCCAGAACCAAAAACTTTCGCAAGACTCCAAAGACAGCAATCTAGTCTTCTCCCCTCAAAAGCCGTCTGATGAATCCTATACCTACGTAGACAGCTATTCATCTTGTATTGAGGCTGCACTCACTGACTGTCTCactttcttgaagaaaaataaagaaaacggAATTTTCGTTGACCTAATTGAACTCGAAAAATTTACTGCAAATGGATCCTTACACCAAACCAGAAGAAGGTTGTATGCAAGGCTGTTAATAAATCGCCAGTATAAATGGTATCGTTTGCAAGATCTTAAGAGCTATGAAGCTGCCCTCAATATCTCGAATGAAGAGCTCGTTTCAGAAATAATCAAATTGGAAGAAGAAGGTTTCTTAACTTCTAACCTGAATAGTTTAGATTTACCATCAATGTTGAATTTAttacaagtgaaagatctcaaaaGCTTGTGCAAAATTATTCGTGTCAGTGATAACAAATCAAAACCTGAATTAATAAAACTATTAGTAGATTACGAACGGAAGCAACCCATACTCAGGTTCTTTTCGAAGACAAGTCAACAGCAGTCTTCAAAAACATCAATTCTCATACAGCAAACTAAAAAACTTCTCGGTCACTGTATCAAATTGACTGATGGTCCTAGAAATGCTTTCTTTCAATGTTTACTCTTCGCCACTTATCCTTTTTTCAGTGGAGATCCTCAAACAAGGTTAAAGGATTATTTGGACCGATTAGTAAAGGtccagaaaaatgaaatttcattccctTCGTATGTAGTCCACAAGactgttgttttttcttttgaaaggtCATTCAGCATGTACCATGAAGCTTTGAAAATAAACGAAAATgtttttattgcattaaataGGAACAAAAAGGACATCAATTGGACAAAAGTGGCCGAGTATGCCaacatttcatttaataaatttgaagaaattcttAAAGATGTCGAAATCAATAATTACGTCGAAACTTTACCGGCATTTTTACGTCGTTTTACGGCTGGGCATGTTTATGCAAGGAACTTATTTAGTGTCATTAATGAGAATAAAAAGGGTACTGACAAAAATTTTATAGTAAAAGCATTAAATCTACTCATAGATCAAAAATTATATGCGTTTCATAAGAGAGGCACATTTTATGAAGAATTGGCAATGACatatcaaaattatttgaaggACACTGAAAAAGCCCTTTGTATTGTCTTGCAAGGTTTAAAAGACCCTGAGATAGACTTACCAATGAAGTACACTTTGTCTATTCGTGGTTCAACGCTGGTCAGGAGAAAAACCAAGCCTGTTTCTCAGGGATTCAAAGCAgaggttgaaaaatatttattcgaTATCCCAACCCCTACTAGTGTTATAATCAACGCTCGATGCCTTGAAGGTCAAGCAGGTTACAAACAAATTTATGTCACCGAAACAGACGATGGCGTTGAATTTTCTTCCGTCGAGGAAATTGCCAAATCATACTACAGAAAACTTGGCTTCACTCAAGTTCTTCATGATGAAGGTGGAACAGTAAGAGCTGTGGCATTTGCCTGCTTTTGGGATATTATTTATCTGCAACCTTCAACTGTAGTTAAACATTCAGTCTTCCACTCCCCATTTCAGTCTCATCCCTTAGATTGGGGATTCCAAGATTTTTTCCAGCACCGCCGACCTGAAATATTG gCTCGTCTGGAAGAAATGGAAGAAGGAGGTGTCGAAGTTGTCATGCAGTTGTTGACAAGGGTTTGTGAAGAGTCAGAAAATATTGAGAGTGTTATCAATTGGAACTACTTGTCTAAAACAAGATTAAACTTGctaaag